The Bombus huntii isolate Logan2020A chromosome 11, iyBomHunt1.1, whole genome shotgun sequence genome includes a window with the following:
- the LOC126870845 gene encoding probable GDP-L-fucose synthase isoform X2, protein MQTYGEIYCISSDKKDTEKLFEKHKPTHVIHLAAMVGGLFHNMTHNLDFLRRNIHMNDNVLQTAHENDIVKVISCLSTCIFPDKTTYPIDETMIHNGPPHPSNYGYSYAKRLIDIQNRGYYDQYHRIYTSIVPCNVFGPNDNFHPSASHVIPGLIRRLYDLIKDGNTEDKVFTILGSGKPLRQFIYSLDLANLIIWVLREYNSVEPIILSVDESQEVTISQVAEAIAQAFNFKGKLVYDTSAADGQYKKTASNAKLRKYLPNFQFTPFNQAIKDTVDWYIKNYDRARN, encoded by the exons ATGCAGACTTAtg gtgaaatatattgtatttccAGTGATAAAAAGGATACAGAGaaattatttgagaaacataAACCTACACACGTTATTCATTTAGCTGCTATGGTTGGTGGCTTGTTCCATAATATGACTCACAATTTGGACTTTCTG CGTAGGAATATTCACATGAACGATAATGTATTACAAACTGCTCATGAAAATGACATTGTCAAGGTCATATCATGTTTGTCAACATGCATATTTCCTGATAAAACAACATATCCTATTGATGAAACCATG ATTCACAATGGTCCACCACATCCATCAAATTATGGTTACAGTTATGCCAAGCGTCTTATAGATATTCAAAATAGAGGTTATTATGACCAGTATCATAGAATTTATACTAGTATCGTTCCATGCAATGTGTTTGGGCCAAATGATAATTTTCATCCCAGTGCCAGTCATGTTATACCAGGCTTAATACGCAGACTTTATGATTTAATAAAAGATG GAAATACTGAAGATAAGGTATTTACCATATTAGGTTCTGGGAAGCCACTGagacaatttatttatagtttAGACTTAGCTAACTTAATAATATGGGTATTGAGAGAGTATAACTCTGTGGAACCAATTATATTATCAG TTGACGAATCCCAAGAAGTTACAATTTCTCAAGTAGCTGAGGCAATTGCACaagcttttaattttaaaggAAAGCTGGTATATGATACGTCTGCTGCCGATGGGCAGTATAAAAAAACAGCAAGCAATGcaaaattacgaaaatatttacCAAATTTTCAATTCACACCATTTAATCAAGCCATTAAAGATACCGTTGACTGGTATATAAAAAACTATGATCGAGCGAGAAATTAG
- the LOC126870845 gene encoding probable GDP-L-fucose synthase isoform X1, whose amino-acid sequence MSEGKKIILVTGGTGLVGRAIEHVIETNKNENEKWIFVGSKDADLCDKKDTEKLFEKHKPTHVIHLAAMVGGLFHNMTHNLDFLRRNIHMNDNVLQTAHENDIVKVISCLSTCIFPDKTTYPIDETMIHNGPPHPSNYGYSYAKRLIDIQNRGYYDQYHRIYTSIVPCNVFGPNDNFHPSASHVIPGLIRRLYDLIKDGNTEDKVFTILGSGKPLRQFIYSLDLANLIIWVLREYNSVEPIILSVDESQEVTISQVAEAIAQAFNFKGKLVYDTSAADGQYKKTASNAKLRKYLPNFQFTPFNQAIKDTVDWYIKNYDRARN is encoded by the exons ATGTCTGAAGGTAAAAAGATTATACTTGTAACTGGTGGAACAGGACTAGTTGGTAGAGCTATTGAACATGtcatcgaaacaaataaaaatgaaaatgaaaaatggatATTTGTAGGTTCTAAAGATGCAGACTTAtg TGATAAAAAGGATACAGAGaaattatttgagaaacataAACCTACACACGTTATTCATTTAGCTGCTATGGTTGGTGGCTTGTTCCATAATATGACTCACAATTTGGACTTTCTG CGTAGGAATATTCACATGAACGATAATGTATTACAAACTGCTCATGAAAATGACATTGTCAAGGTCATATCATGTTTGTCAACATGCATATTTCCTGATAAAACAACATATCCTATTGATGAAACCATG ATTCACAATGGTCCACCACATCCATCAAATTATGGTTACAGTTATGCCAAGCGTCTTATAGATATTCAAAATAGAGGTTATTATGACCAGTATCATAGAATTTATACTAGTATCGTTCCATGCAATGTGTTTGGGCCAAATGATAATTTTCATCCCAGTGCCAGTCATGTTATACCAGGCTTAATACGCAGACTTTATGATTTAATAAAAGATG GAAATACTGAAGATAAGGTATTTACCATATTAGGTTCTGGGAAGCCACTGagacaatttatttatagtttAGACTTAGCTAACTTAATAATATGGGTATTGAGAGAGTATAACTCTGTGGAACCAATTATATTATCAG TTGACGAATCCCAAGAAGTTACAATTTCTCAAGTAGCTGAGGCAATTGCACaagcttttaattttaaaggAAAGCTGGTATATGATACGTCTGCTGCCGATGGGCAGTATAAAAAAACAGCAAGCAATGcaaaattacgaaaatatttacCAAATTTTCAATTCACACCATTTAATCAAGCCATTAAAGATACCGTTGACTGGTATATAAAAAACTATGATCGAGCGAGAAATTAG
- the LOC126870826 gene encoding rapamycin-insensitive companion of mTOR, with product MAISSWMIWGRSLRTSRSHRSRQESEDSYVQLDLSRGLKENVKEVLTNLYQRENVPSIKKLAYLNAIVKLISENDSPDYGYSISDVFCCLRVGLVHEATQVRAAALRAVRYMLKKEQDVIAINKLQYPYFVARSMDVNLRNEMERMQALRLVRRILVLAPKHFSPILARSLISLTNGGVEEKDGAFRAFLATLCELGVLNSNLLISCGGISALARAAMTGQSPAIIESVVGVLLKLLNTPDTRSSVSLMCFAAPYCELHSASINRTKEERERFAASKLALLSILRSYSGVLHFCRPDDNSGLKAIADVLYVEQLEVRGAVLELLYELLDLPLPTWTDEPDVALAAVDPSRARDSWKLSEGFVAAEGKYILPSLSSRCPNITEIHLALLVYALLECGLHRALAETIVSTDTFISVRAAVLLGALLHLAHSLLPSEVCDLTPPLPNLLEHASAGKHQALAAVTILERMHTMMRRRPAPASLFLDKILQAGTWLRPTLPRRQRTSSRHWLRRESPTTPLLKDAQVLSSKDALAWNWPVVRSILRSREDTARILHDSDHRLFMKRLVRYFKPCSNGYSRVELATNANLAREATLAGCDLLNCLLEIPEPESTKLLFELIEDVDEQISSIRTAQSAHECLFSPRHMSTTCCQKYFLFLGQLSHSAKGTRILKEFQLLGKLQDLALATNHDCYVKLIISSLDYSRDGPNRKVLTKIITEATLDSTRLYATQFLRLILRARMADAYRWAITLLSERLSDFNKTIALTALEALHEACDESEYLEALLQQGGQFRDWDKWLEKLGDKGYLLKIRLYSLHQGFTTLSSPAEELEKWISPGGFAERYVGLIEGEIHDSLTRRQRNETGSYHRRTSNVPMTPQNIFILPHLIGQLVQHDLGMQLLLRRNVIQRFTRVVQRFRLEFGNRDSESNSRCTKTNRSVIDDACAMSEESGTDETVESNRLETIMDSETVESVDISYPQKADSLEVDIRRKTSLDDSRRTTLERNWRLEPESRDDQTSLSKRILKVKSALWALGHMGTSAAGVEQLNHAGIIELLTSIAETCSYYIVRATAMYALSLIATTRAGADALSTFDWPCVRHRRGDHWPVVPPTNRYPAPSPIPIQRHHRSLSDGKPELPEPVARRTRNRSESAATDLEARRYALPERGETPSPVSSIQRLSQQDAEGYARLRSLQRHRRPSYSQSSLEMYSLDGRLSLQSLSEFDSSRNWIAEQVLTPTPPPPDDNHDNLSYMGIALPKRLITIFPEPPQLSVPAITLDDAPKSDVETTEVDEESCSECDVDAEHYRICLVCSHGKSSSKDMIPEKDLKLQRKILRHAQRLANPVWYRNSRQTLLRLRQLHSERFQDICLFSDVAARLGSNTYRMQARRFLQELFLDSTFEALYVEAANVLKLNDGNGDESLQSPISTALEPDSRVPSESKVNGRLTFSEIQVAQLDAVAEEAGGDSCVTQQCNKPQELLRKPERRSDEKIIAEILKPEERIRLSKSSDRLLKVSGTNTAISLD from the exons ATGGCAATTTCTAGCTGGATGATCTGGGGTAGGAGTCTTCGTACGAGCAGATCTCATCGAA GCCGTCAAGAGAGTGAAGACAGCTACGTGCAACTTGATCTGTCAAGAG gaTTGAAAGAAAATGTGAAAGAAGTTTTGACCAATCTTTATCAACGGGAAAATGTTCcaagtataaaaaaattagCCTATCTTAATGccattgttaaattaattagCGAAAATGATTCACCAGATTATGGGTATTCCATTAGTGATGTATTTTGCTG cTTGCGGGTGGGTCTTGTGCACGAAGCAACACAAGTTCGTGCAGCTGCACTACGAGCTGTACGATACATGCTCAAAAAAGAACAAGATGTTAttgcaattaataaattacagtATCCATATTTTGTGGCTAGAAGTATGGATGTTAATTTACGAAATGAAATGGAGAGGATGCAGGCTCTTAGACTTGTTAGAAGAATTTTAGTATTAGCTCCAAAACATTTTAGTCCTATTTTAGCAAGGTCtttaataagtctaacaaacggAGGAGTTGAAGAAAAAGATGGAGCATTTCGAGCATTTTTAGCAACTCTTTGTGAATTAGGtgttttaaattcaaatttgttaATCAGTTGTGGAGGAATTAGTGCCCTAGCGAGAGCTGCCATGACTGGACAAAGTCCTGCTATAATTGAATCTGTTGTAGGagttttattgaaattattaaatactcCTGATACTAGGAGTAGTGTTTCTCTTATGTGTTTTGCAGCTCCCTATTGTGAGCTCCATTCTGCAAGTATAAATAGAACAAAAGAAGAACGAGAAAGATTTGCAGCAAGCAAGTTAGCATTACTAAGTATATTAAGATCCTATTCTGGAGTTTTACATTTTTGTCGACCTGATGACAATTCGGGATTGAAAGCTATAGCAGATGTATTATATGTTGAGCAACTCGAAGTAAGAGGTGCTGTTTTAGAATTACTTTATGAGTTGTTGGATTTACCTTTGCCTACTTGGACAGATGAACCTGATGTTGCTCTAGCAGCAGTAGATCCCAGCAGAGCTCGTGATTCTTGGAAATTGTCAGAAGGCTTTGTTGCAGCTGaaggaaaatatattctaCCATCCTTATCATCACGTTGTCCAAATATTACAGAAATACATTTAGCACTATTGGTATATGCTTTACTGGAATGTGGTCTACATCGTGCTCTAGCAGAGACTATTGTTTCCACtgatacttttatttctgtaCGTGCAGCTGTTTTGCTAGGTGCACTACTGCATCTTGCACATTCTCTTTTGCCTTCTGAAGTATGTGATCTTACTCCTCCTTTACCGAATTTATTAGAGCATGCAAGTGCTGGAAAGCATCAAGCTTTAGCAGCTGTTACAATTTTGGAACGAATGCACACTATGATGCGACGAAGACCGGCACCAGCAAGTCTATTTCtcgataaaattttacaaGCTGGTACGTGGTTAAGACCGACATTACCAAGGCGTCAACGAACATCCAGTAGACATTGGTTACGTCGAGAATCACCGACTACACCTCTTTTGAAAGATGCGCAAGTACTCAGCTCCAAGGATGCTCTTGCTTGGAATTGGCCGGTAGTACGATCTATATTACGCTCACGGGAAGATACTGCGCGAATACTCCATGATTCTGATCACAGATTATTTATGAAAAGACTTGTACGTTACTTTAAACCATGTTCCAATGGTTACAGTAGAGTGGAGTTAGCGACAAATGCTAATTTAGCACGAGAAGCAACATTAGCTGGTTGTGATTTATTGAATtgtttattggaaattccTGAACCTGAGagtacaaaattattatttgaattaatCGAGGATGTTGATGAGCAAATCTCCAGTATTCGAACAGCTCAATCTGCTCATGAATGTTTATTTTCACCTCGTCATATGTCTACTACTTGCtgtcaaaaatattttctatttcttggACAACTGAGCCATTCAGCAAAGGGAACTAggattttaaaagaatttcaattattaGGAAAGCTGCAAGATTTGGCTTTAGCTACTAATCACGACTGTTATGTTAAACTTATAATATCAAGCTTAGATTATTCTAGAGATGGACCTAATAGAAAAGTATTGACTAAGATTATTACAGAAGCTACATTAGACAGTACACGTCTATATGCGACACAGTTCCTCCGATTGATACTCAGAGCCAGAATGGCTGATGCCTATCGTTGGGCAATAACATTATTGTCAGAACGGTTGTCAGATTTCAATAAAACTATAGCACTAACTGCGTTAGAGGCATTACACGAAGCCTGCGACGAATCAGAATATTTAGAAGCTTTATTGCAACAAGGTGGGCAATTTCGGGATTGGGATAAATGGCTGGAAAAATTAGGCGATAAAGGTTACTTGCTGAAAATTCGACTATACTCTCTTCATCAGGGTTTCACAACACTTTCGTCTCCTGCGGAGGAATTGGAAAAATGGATAAGTCCAGGAGGTTTTGCAGAGAGATATGTTGGTTTAATAGAAGGAGAAATACATGATTCTTTAACTCGTCGTCAAAGAAACGAAACAGGAAGTTATCATAGAAGAACAAGTAACGTTCCCATGACACCACagaacatttttattctaccACATTTAATAGGTCAATTGGTACAACACGATTTAGGTATGCAGCTGTTATTACGTCGAAATGTAATACAACGTTTTACCCGTGTTGTTCAAAGATTTAGACTAGAATTTGGTAACAGAGATTCGGAATCAAACTCAAGATGTACTAAAACTAATCGTTCTGTAATTGATGATGCTTGCGCTATGTCTGAAGAATCTGGTACAGATGAAACAGTAGAATCAAATAGATTAGAGACAATAATGGATTCAGAAACTGTGGAAAGCGTGGATATAAGTTATCCGCAAAAAGCTGACTCTCTAGAAGTAGATATCCGACGAAAAACAAGTCTAGATGATTCCAGACGAACTACCTTAGAAAGAAATTGGAGGTTGGAGCCTGAATCTCGAGATGATCAAACGAGCTTaagtaaaagaattttaaaagtaAAGTCCGCGCTATGGGCGCTTGGTCACATGGGAACCTCAGCAGCAGGAGTAGAACAATTAAATCATGCAGGCATTATAGAATTGTTAACTTCCATAGCGGAAACGTGTTCATATTATATAGTACGAGCAACAGCTATGTATGCTCTTAGTTTGATTGCTACAACTCGTGCAGGTGCAGATGCACTGTCGACATTTGACTGGCCATGTGTTAGACACAGACGTGGAGACCATTGGCCAGTTGTTCCTCCTACGAACAGATATCCAGCTCCGAGTCCGATTCCTATACAACGACATCATCGGAGTCTCAGTGACGGTAAGCCAGAATTACCTGAACCAGTTGCTCGAAGAACCAGAAATCGATCTGAAAGTGCAGCTACGGATCTCGAAGCCAGACGCTATGCGTTACC AGAAAGAGGAGAGACACCAAGTCCTGTTTCAAGTattcaaagattaagccaaCAAGATGCTGAGGGGTATGCAAGACTTCGTAGTTTACAACGTCATCGGAGACCTAGTTATTCTCAAAGTAGCTTAGAG atgTATAGTTTAGACGGTCGGCTTTCGTTACAAAGTTTATCCGAATTTGATTCATCTCGCAACTGGATTGCGGAACAAGTACTCACTCCAACACCTCCACCTCCCGATGATAATCATGATAATTTATCTTACATGGGTATTGCGCTTCCAAAGAGACTTATAACTATATTTCCGGAACCACCACAGTTGTCGGTTCCAGCTATAACACTGGATGATGCACCTAAGTCAGATGTAGAAACGACCGAAGTAGATGAGGAATCTTGTTCAGAATGTGATGTAGATGCAGAACATTATCGTATATGTTTAGTATGTTCTCATGGTAAAAGTAGCAGCAAAGATATGATTCCAGAAAAAGACTTAAAGTTACAGAG GAAAATACTTAGGCATGCACAGCGATTGGCAAACCCTGTATGGTATCGTAATAGTCGACAAACCTTGCTTAGATTAAGACAGTTACACTCAGAAAGGTTTCAg gatatttgtttattttcgGATGTAGCTGCTCGTTTAGGTAGTAATACATATAGGATGCAAGCACGGCGATTTTTACAAGAATTATTTCTAGATTCTACATTCGAAGCA CTTTATGTAGAAGCAGCTAATGTTTTAAAACTAAACGATGGTAATGGTGATGAATCCTTGCAATCTCCCATTTCCACGGCGCTTGAACCCGACTCCCGTGTGCCTTCCGAAAGTAAGGTCAATGGAAGACTTACTTTTTCTGAGATTCAAGTAGCACAGCTAGATGCTGTTGCTGAAGAGGCGGGAGGTGATTCCTGTGTGACTCAACAATGCAATAAACCACAAGAGCTTCTGCGCAAACCAGAACGGAGAAGCGACGAAAAGATAATAGCCGAAATTTTAAAACCAGAAGAAAGAATACGTTTATCAAAAAGTTCTGATAGATTATTAAAAGTATCAGGTACAAACACTGCCATCAGTCTTGATTAG
- the LOC126870848 gene encoding proteasome subunit beta type-6, translating to MAYMMDNLVQPNISSVASNLGPDWLSSEQSTGTSIMACEFDGGVVIGADSRATTGAYISNRFADKLTKITDHIYCCRSGSAADTQAISDIVAYHLSLHKMELGMEPLVETAANVFRELCYNYRDSLMAGILVAGWDSRKGGQVYSIPLGGMCVRQPISIGGSGSTYVYGYMDAQYKPNMSRDECVKLVENTLALAMSRDGSSGGVIRIGVITEKGAERKVILGNELPRFYEG from the exons atggcATATATGATGGATAATTTAGTTCAACCTAATATAAGTTCAGTTGCCAGTAATTTGGGCCCAGATTGGCTTTCCTCTGAGCAAAGTACAGGA aCATCAATCATGGCTTGTGAGTTTGATGGAGGAGTTGTAATTGGAGCAGATTCTAGAGCCACTACTGG GGCTTATATCTCCAATCGTTTTGCTGATAAGCTGACTAAAATCACTGATCACATTTATTGTTGCCGTTCTGGTTCTGCGGCAGATACCCAAGCTATTTCAGACATAGTTGCATATCATTTGAGTCTGCACAA aatggAGCTGGGCATGGAACCTTTAGTAGAAACAGCAGCAAATGTGTTTCGTGAATTATGTTACAATTACAGAGATTCCTTAATGGCAGGAATCTTGGTGGCAGGATGGGATAGCCGTAAAGGAGGTCAAGTTTATAGTATTCCCCTAGGTGGTATGTGTGTACGACAACCAATTTCCATTGGAGGATCTGGTTCAACCTATGTGTATGGTTACATGGATGCACAATACAAGCCAAACATGTCAAGGGATGAATGTGTTAAACTTGTTGAAAAca cATTGGCATTGGCAATGTCTCGCGATGGTAGCAGCGGTGGTGTCATCCGAATTGGCGTTATTACGGAAAAAGGTGCTGAAAGGAAAGTTATATTAGGCAACGAATTACCGCGTTTCTACGAGGGATAA
- the LOC126870833 gene encoding sodium-coupled monocarboxylate transporter 1-like gives MEDRQPNWSQDMLTVQEVSEMMRSFGIWDYTVFAFMLVACGFVGIYFGFIKKSSGEDEYLVGGRNMKTFPVSLSLIASFISGISLLGTPTEVYVHGVSYLCIGFGVIIVGFVTSGIYLPIFHELRLTSTYEYLEKRFDRKIRTLGSVLFLIGIMTWLPIVIYVPALAFNQVTGVNVHVVTPFVCIVCIFYTCVGGLRAVVWTDFIQTFIMFGSMILIVVKGTSDVGGFSVVIRRNLESGRLELPTADWSPLTRHTIWSLVVGGFFHWLQVSVINQNMIQRYLALPTLKSARRALWIFIVGVLILIGICGYAGMLIYAWYHVCDPLTTKLAGAKDQLLPLLVMNILNEFPGLPGLFVAGVFSAALSSLSTGLNSMAAVVLEDFVKPFRKTPVSPRAADILLKLTVVVLGATCVALVFVVEKTGSHVLQLSMNLSSITSGPSLGIFSMGILLPWVNAKGALIGGLSGLGFMGWISLSAEAAIASGRIKFDEKPVSTEGCYYSFPQVENLMLLEPPDTILDGDEFLPEPLALYRLSYLWYTVTGALVTMTIGLVVSLISSEKVEKLDPMLLAPFIRKLLKISGKEPHQEVENLEVHSLEIRRAGEENAAESVSH, from the exons ATGGAGGATCGTCAACCAAATTGGTCGCAAGACATGCTAACCGTACAGGAAGTCAGTGAAATGATGCGAAGTTTTGGTATATGGGATTATACAGTTTTCGCGTTCATGTTGGTTGCTTGCGGCTTCGTTGgtatttatttcggttttattAAGAAATCATCAGGAGAAGACGAATACCTCGTGGGTGGTAGAAACATGAAGACGTTCCCTGTTAGTTTGAGTCTTATAGCCAGCTTTATATCGG gtATTTCATTATTGGGCACACCAACGGAAGTTTACGTACACGGTGTTAGTTACCTGTGTATTGGTTTCGGAGTAATCATCGTTGGTTTTGTAACGTCAGGAATCTATTTACCAATTTTCCATGAACTCAGGCTTACAAGCACATACGAATATCTCGAAAAACGTTTCGATAGGAAAATCAGAACATTAGGATCAGTACTTTTTTTGATCGGCATC ATGACATGGCTTCCTATTGTTATTTACGTACCAGCGTTGGCTTTTAATCAAG TTACTGGAGTGAATGTACATGTAGTCACTCCGTTCGTATGTATCGTGTGCATTTTTTACACTTGTGTG GGTGGTTTACGAGCAGTAGTATGGACCGATTTTATTCAGACCTTCATAATGTTTGGCTCTATGATATTAATCGTTGTTAAGGGAACATCCGACGTCGGTGGATTTTCGGTAGTAATAAGAAGAAATCTAGAATCTGGAAGACTCGAATTACCCAC GGCAGATTGGAGTCCTCTTACGAGGCATACGATTTGGTCTCTCGTCGTTGGTGGTTTCTTTCATTGGTTGCAAGTATCCGTTATCAATCAGAACATGATACAAAGATATCTTGCATTACCCACGTTAAAATCAGCTAGAAG AGCGCTTTGGATCTTTATAGTTGGAGTCTTGATTTTAATAGGAATATGCGGATACGCGGGAATGTTAATATATGCCTGGTACCATGTATGTGATCCACTTACAACAAAG TTAGCAGGTGCTAAGGATCAGTTATTACCATTGCTTGTTATGAACATATTAAATGAATTTCCGGGTCTTCCGGGTCTCTTTGTCGCTGGAGTATTTAGTGCAGCATTGAG TTCTTTATCTACCGGTTTGAATTCGATGGCTGCAGTGGTGTTAGAAGATTTTGTTAAACCCTTTAGGAAAACGCCCGTCTCGCCAAGAGCTGcggatattttattaaaactgACGGTAGTTGTTCTTGGGGCAACCTGTGTGGCGCTAGTATTTGTCGTCGAAAAAACAGGATCTCACGTATTGCAG TTATCTATGAACTTGTCCTCCATTACCAGTGGACCGTCTCTTGGAATTTTTAGCATGGGTATTTTATTGCCCTGGGTAAATGCCAAG GGTGCTCTGATAGGTGGCCTTTCTGGTTTGGGTTTTATGGGTTGGATTAGCCTTTCGGCAGAAGCAGCGATTGCTAGTGGAAGAATAAA ATTCGATGAGAAACCAGTCAGCACGGAAGGATGTTATTATTCGTTCCCTCAAGTAGAAAACTTAATGTTACTCGAGCCTCCAGACACGATTTTGGATGGTGACGAATTTCTTCC ggAACCTCTAGCGTTGTATCGTCTCAGTTATCTCTGGTACACCGTTACCGGTGCCTTAGTGACGATGACCATCGGACTAGTTGTGAGCCTGATCTCGTCCgaaaaagttgaaaaattgGATCCAATGTTACTGGCCCCGTTTATaaggaaattattaaaaatatcggGCAAAGAACCTCATCAGGAG GTCGAGAATTTAGAAGTACACAGTTTGGAAATACGTAGAGCCGGCGAGGAGAACGCAGCTGAAAGCGTATCACATTAG